In Sphingobacterium sp. PCS056, the following proteins share a genomic window:
- the lpxB gene encoding lipid-A-disaccharide synthase has product MKYYLIAGETSGDLHGANLINALKIEDPEATFSIVGGTQMEESANQKALIHTSEMAFMGFVEVLKNLGTISKNLKKVKEDIIKQNPDCVILIDFPGFNLKIADFAKKKGIKTCYYISPKVWAWNQKRVVKIKRVVDHMFCILPFEVDFYKKWKMPVDYVGNPLLDAISSYQFNPNFIAEHQLSERPIIALLPGSRKMEIAKLLPVMANLTYLFPMHQFVIAGAPNFDKSYYQQYLGDQQIPIVFNATYDLLKHAEAAVVTSGTATLETGILKVPQVVVYKANALSIWIAKLVIKVKFISLVNLINDYLSVRELIQDDCTTYDIAQELDQLINKPEYRASVLENYEILAQKLGQPGASNKTAKLIVQYMK; this is encoded by the coding sequence ATGAAATATTATCTAATAGCAGGCGAAACTTCAGGAGATTTACATGGTGCAAACCTAATCAATGCATTAAAAATTGAAGACCCCGAAGCTACTTTTAGTATCGTTGGTGGTACGCAAATGGAGGAATCTGCCAATCAAAAAGCCCTGATTCACACTTCTGAAATGGCATTTATGGGATTTGTAGAAGTTTTAAAAAATTTAGGCACCATTTCAAAAAATCTAAAAAAGGTTAAGGAAGATATCATCAAACAAAATCCAGACTGCGTTATTTTAATCGATTTTCCTGGATTCAATCTAAAAATTGCAGATTTTGCGAAGAAAAAAGGTATTAAAACCTGTTATTATATCTCCCCTAAAGTATGGGCATGGAATCAAAAGCGAGTCGTTAAAATCAAACGAGTCGTAGATCACATGTTCTGTATTCTTCCCTTTGAAGTAGATTTCTATAAAAAATGGAAAATGCCCGTTGATTATGTCGGAAATCCACTTTTAGATGCGATTTCTTCCTATCAATTCAACCCTAATTTCATTGCCGAGCATCAACTTTCAGAAAGGCCTATTATCGCGCTACTTCCGGGAAGTCGTAAGATGGAAATTGCTAAATTGTTACCCGTCATGGCCAATTTAACGTACCTCTTCCCTATGCATCAATTTGTCATCGCTGGTGCTCCTAATTTTGATAAATCTTATTATCAACAGTACCTTGGGGACCAACAGATTCCAATTGTATTTAATGCCACCTATGATCTACTGAAACATGCCGAAGCAGCGGTCGTGACAAGTGGAACAGCCACCTTAGAAACAGGAATTCTTAAAGTCCCTCAGGTGGTGGTTTACAAGGCTAATGCGCTGTCCATCTGGATTGCAAAACTTGTGATCAAAGTAAAGTTTATCTCCTTGGTCAATTTGATCAACGACTATCTATCTGTCCGCGAGCTTATCCAAGATGATTGTACCACCTATGATATTGCACAGGAATTAGATCAATTGATCAATAAGCCTGAATATCGGGCTAGCGTACTGGAAAATTATGAAATATTGGCGCAAAAATTAGGTCAACCAGGTGCCTCAAACAAAACAGCTAAATTAATTGTTCAGTATATGAAGTAG